A genomic window from Macaca mulatta isolate MMU2019108-1 chromosome 19, T2T-MMU8v2.0, whole genome shotgun sequence includes:
- the LOC694258 gene encoding uncharacterized protein LOC694258 isoform X2: protein MKRHEMMAKAPVVCSHFAQDLWPEQGIKDSFQKVILKRYGKYGHDNLQLRKGCESVDECKMHQRGYDELNQCLTTTPSKIFQQNIIKIIDNYVKVFHKFSSSNSHKIRHTGNNSFKCKECGKLFSMLSHLTQHERHHTSVNCYKCEECGKACNWSSALIRHKRIHTGEKPYKCEECGKTFTVSSSLIQHKRIHTGEKPYKCKQCGNAFTGSSYFATHKRLHTGEKPYKCEECGKAFSQSSHLTRHKVIHTGEKPYKCEECGKAFSQSSHLTRHKVIHTGEKPYKCKECDKTFNLSGHLTIHKRIHTGEKPYKCEECGKAFNQSSALNTHKIIHTGERP from the coding sequence tTGTGTGTTCTCATTTTGCCCAAGACCTATGGCCAGAGCAGGGCATAAAAGATTCTTTCCAAAAAGTAATACTGAAAAGATATGGAAAATATGGACATGACAATTTACAATTAAGGAAAGGCTGTGAAAGTGTGGATGAGTGTAAGATGCACCAACGAGGTTATGATGAACTTAACCAATGTTTGACAACAACCCCAAGCAAAATATTTCagcaaaatattatcaaaataattgATAATTATGTGAAAGTCTTTCATAAATTTTCAAGTTCAAATAGCCATAAGATAAGACATACTGGAAATAATTCtttcaaatgtaaagaatgtggcaaatTATTTAGCATGCTTTCACACCTAACTCAACATGAAAGACATCATACTAGTGTGAATtgttacaaatgtgaagaatgtggcaaagcctgcAACTGGTCCTCAGCCCTTATTcgacataagagaattcatactggagagaaaccctacaaatgtgaagaatgtggcaaaaccttTACTGTGTCCTCAAGCCTTATtcaacataagagaattcatactggagagaaaccctacaaatgtaaacaatgtggcaaCGCCTTTACCGGGTCCTCATACTTTGCTACACATAAGagacttcatactggagagaaaccctacaaatgtgaagaatgtggcaaagccttcagCCAGTCCTCACACCTTACTAGACATAAGgtaattcacactggagagaaaccctacaaatgtgaagaatgtggcaaagccttcagCCAGTCCTCACACCTTACTAGACATAAGgtaattcacactggagagaaaccctacaaatgtaaagaatgtgacAAAACTTTTAACCTCTCTGGACACCTTACTatacataagagaattcatactggagagaaaccctacaaatgtgaagaatgtggcaaagcctttaaccaaTCCTCAGCTCTTAAtacacataagataattcatactggagaaagaCCTTAA